The segment TCACAGGATCAGGCTTTTCTACGCCCACATCACAAGAAATAATGAGCTGATCAAAAAGGGGCTCCAATTCCAAAACCTTCAGGATCGGTTTCAGGCGTTCGTCCCAATTCGAGAGTACAGCCGTTTTAACCCCCTTGTCCCGGCAGAGCATCAGGATATCGAGTATCCTGGGGCAAACTGTCCAATGTTCCTTTTTGAGAAACTCACCGTAAACCATTGAGAAATATTCATCAAAAATATCCCCCTGATCAAATGGTGCAAATTGCGCGGATGTAATGAGTACGGTACGGACCAGATTTCGCCACCACTCCTTCGATGAACTCGTCAATGGAGTGCCATTGACATTGACGGGGGCGACCGACTTGAATACTTTTTTGAAGGACTCATCTAATCCAACCGCATCCAAGGTGATTCCCATACGCAGGGCCACGCCTGCATAAATCTCCCCCACAGGTTTTGAGGGGTATATCAGGGTACCTCCCGCATCGAAGGTAATGGCTTTTATCGACATGCGTTTATACTAGAGCTTTTCATTAAGTTCTAAATTATCTTTATGAGGGAGAACCCCCAGCTTCCAAAGGGCTTCACCGGCTAAAAAGAGGGAACCGCAGATAATGACCGGTTCTGACGCTGTTTTTTCCAAGCATTCACCTACTGAAGCAATTTGCTCGACCTTGATAGTCTCCGATTTGTTATTGAGATAATCCACAATGATCTCGGGGGATTCAGTCCTTCCGCTCTGGACGGGCAAAATCAAAAACTTTTTAGCCAAGGGAATCAGCTCATCCAAAATGGCTTTCCATTGTTTATCCTTGAGCACCCCGAAACATATCGTCCATTTTTGGCCGTTATACATTTTATTTAAAGCACTGGCGAGTGTTTGGGCGGCGGGGAGGTTGTGACACCCATCAATAATCAAGGGGGGATCTTCTCGAAGGATACTCATCCTGCCCGGCCACTGGACATTTTTGAGACCTTGAATGATTTTACCATCCGGGACCCGCACACCTTTGACTTTCAGGCAATCAATGGTTTTTAGTGCAATTTGCGCATTAACCTGCTGAAAATCTCCGGCTAGCCCGAGGTCATAATCCGTTTTATAGTTCCCCGCCTCATAAAGCGGACTCATTTCATCGCGGCATTTTTCGATAATTACAGTCTTTGCCTCGATAGACATGGGCCCGATCACACACGGCACACCGAGTTTGATAATCCCGGCTTTTTCTGCTGCAATCAGCTCAAGAGTCCCACCAAGATAGGCCATGTGATCAAATCCGATCGAGGTAATGACCGAAACCATCGGATTTACAAGATTCGTCGCATCCAGGCGTCCACCCATTCCGGTTTCCCAAAGGACAAAATCTACTTTTTCACGGGCAAAATGTTCTAATGCCATCGCTGTGATGAATTCAAAAAATGTGGGAAACCTCCCGCCATTTTCTTTCTCAAGGGATTTGGCCGCCACCATCACCCTGTTAGCTAACTGAACAATTTGCTCTTGGGTGGCGTAACCACGGTCAATCTGGAAACGTTCTGCAAATGAAACGAGGTGGGGGGAAGTGAAAAGCCCCGTGTGGTAACCCGACTCGCGTAAAATGGCCTCCAGCATGGCCGCTACGGAACCTTTTCCATTGGTTCCCGCAATATGGATGAATTTTAACCTGCCCGCGGGACAATCCAGCAATTCATTAAGCCGGATAATATTTTCCAGTCCCAGCTTTGTGCCGAATTGCCTGAGCTGGAAAAGGAATTGGATAGTTTGTTGGTAGGATTGAAACAAGCTGGGGGGGGTCCAATAAAGGTTATTCCTCGATGTCGCCAAAACCCATATAGGAGAAAACGAGGTTAAGGGTTTTCCTCATTTGTAACCGCGGCACGATCATGTCGATCAGGCCACGTTCTGTCAGAAATTCCGCTGTTTGAAAACCTTTGGGCAGATCCTGATGAGTGGTCTCCTTGATCACGCGTGGTCCGGCAAAACCCACCATAGCCTTGGGTTCGGCAATGATCAGGTCTCCGAGGGAAGCATAACTGGCCATGACCCCGGCGGTCGTGGGATTAGTCAGGACGGAAATGTAAGGAAGATGGACCTCTGCATGACGAGCCAAAGCAGCGCTCGTCTTCGCCATTTGCATCAAGCTAAGCATCCCTTCATACATGCGGGCCCCACCGGAAGCACTAATAATGACTACCGGACATTTTGCTTTTGTCGCCGCCTCGATGGCCCGTGTGATTTTCTCCCCGACGACAGAACCCATACTGGCCGCCAAGAATGAAAAGTCCATGACCGCAAGATATAATTTTTGACCGTTGATTTCAGCATGGCCACTGATGACGGCATCTTTAAGGCCTGTCTTCTTCTGGTACTCGATGAGTTTATCCTTGTAGGCGGCGACACCCGTGAATTTCAGGGTGTCCTTAGAAACCATGTTTTCATCGATCTCGACAAAGGAACCTTCATCGACCATGGATTGTATCCGTTCGCGCGCCCCGATGCTATTATGATGCCCGCATTTCGGGCAAATCTCTGCATTTAGGGCGAGTTCCCGTGTATAATTAATCTCCCCGCAGGCTGTGCATTTCTCCCAGAGACCTTCAGGAATATCGCGTTTTTTGGTTTGTCCGGATGAGTAAGTGGGCTTTTCAAAATTCGTTATTTTATCGGATTCAGTTGTCATATCAGTTTTTTTTATCCTCTTGCTATAGTCAAGACATGTACAT is part of the Verrucomicrobiota bacterium genome and harbors:
- the accD gene encoding acetyl-CoA carboxylase, carboxyltransferase subunit beta; its protein translation is MTTESDKITNFEKPTYSSGQTKKRDIPEGLWEKCTACGEINYTRELALNAEICPKCGHHNSIGARERIQSMVDEGSFVEIDENMVSKDTLKFTGVAAYKDKLIEYQKKTGLKDAVISGHAEINGQKLYLAVMDFSFLAASMGSVVGEKITRAIEAATKAKCPVVIISASGGARMYEGMLSLMQMAKTSAALARHAEVHLPYISVLTNPTTAGVMASYASLGDLIIAEPKAMVGFAGPRVIKETTHQDLPKGFQTAEFLTERGLIDMIVPRLQMRKTLNLVFSYMGFGDIEE
- a CDS encoding HAD-IA family hydrolase — its product is MSIKAITFDAGGTLIYPSKPVGEIYAGVALRMGITLDAVGLDESFKKVFKSVAPVNVNGTPLTSSSKEWWRNLVRTVLITSAQFAPFDQGDIFDEYFSMVYGEFLKKEHWTVCPRILDILMLCRDKGVKTAVLSNWDERLKPILKVLELEPLFDQLIISCDVGVEKPDPVIFQFASVELCLNPGDILHIGDSRREDYEGAINAGMKAFLIDNNRGNIPQIKAMLGF
- a CDS encoding folylpolyglutamate synthase/dihydrofolate synthase family protein; the protein is MFQSYQQTIQFLFQLRQFGTKLGLENIIRLNELLDCPAGRLKFIHIAGTNGKGSVAAMLEAILRESGYHTGLFTSPHLVSFAERFQIDRGYATQEQIVQLANRVMVAAKSLEKENGGRFPTFFEFITAMALEHFAREKVDFVLWETGMGGRLDATNLVNPMVSVITSIGFDHMAYLGGTLELIAAEKAGIIKLGVPCVIGPMSIEAKTVIIEKCRDEMSPLYEAGNYKTDYDLGLAGDFQQVNAQIALKTIDCLKVKGVRVPDGKIIQGLKNVQWPGRMSILREDPPLIIDGCHNLPAAQTLASALNKMYNGQKWTICFGVLKDKQWKAILDELIPLAKKFLILPVQSGRTESPEIIVDYLNNKSETIKVEQIASVGECLEKTASEPVIICGSLFLAGEALWKLGVLPHKDNLELNEKL